Part of the Actinomyces howellii genome, CTACGTGCGCCCCCAGGACTACGGCAACCGGGAGGACGTGCGGTGGCTGGTCCTGCGACGCCGGGGAGGGGCAGGGCTCATGGTCATCGGCGAGGACCCCCTGAGCGTCGCGGCCTGGCCCTTCACGACCGCCGAGCTCGAGGCCGCCGAGCACCTGCACGAGCTGAGGCGCACCGGGAGCACGACGACCGTGCACCTCAACCACAAGGTGCTCGGCCTGGGATCGAGGTCCTGGGGCTCGGAGGTCCTCGAGAGCCACCGGACCCGCTGGGAGTCCTTCTCCTTCGCCTTCCTCCTCGTGCCCCTCGACGAGAGGCAGGACCCGACCGCGCGGTGGCTCCGTGACGCTCCGGTGCCCGCCGGTGCGCACGATTCTCACGCCCCCGCCCGTGGCGCCGACCGGGCCCCGGGGACCGCAGGACGACAGGCAGGAGACGGCTCATGCGACTGGTGACCACCCGTGAGGAGCTCGGCTCCCTCGACGGCGGCGCCCTCAAGTGGCGGCGGTGCCTCGAGGCGATCGAGCGCGCCCCCCGCCTGCCCCGGGACGTGGCGGGCTCGGTGGGCGACTCGGTGACCTTCTGGCGCGAGGCCGGACCGGAGCACGACGAGCCCGGTCTGACGGCCCACCACCGCTACCTCGAGGTCGTCCACGTCCTGAGCGGGCGGCTCCTCGTCGAGCACGCCCCGGTGAGCGTGCTCGAGCAGACCGAGGCCTACCGCGACACCACCGACCGCATGACCCTCGCGGGCCACGGGACGGTCACGGCGCTTGGCGCCGGCCAGACGGTGGTCGTCGGTCGCCACGAGGCGGTGCGCCGGCTGCGCGCCCCGGGATGCGAGGTTGTCACCGCGCACGTGACGGTCGAGGGCGGTGGCAGCCACGATGACCGGTAGCGCCCGCCTCCCCGGGGACTCGACGGCTCCGGCGCCGGTTACCCTGGACGACGTGAGCAATCCCTCATCCGCGCGGATCCTGCGCCAGGACGACCCGGAGCACGCCGAGCTCCTCGCGCAGGGGTGGACCGTGGCAGCCACGTCCTGGGGCGCCAGGCTCGACCTGACCGCCGGCTCCGACCTGTCCGTCTACGACCGGGCCGTGAGCGCCGCCCGCCGGGCCGGCTACGAGGTCCGCGAGGTCAGGGCGCGGGAGACCTCGGCGCTGGTCGACCTCGACGCGCTCGTCGCCCCCGACTTCCCCGACACCCCCGCCTCCCACCACGAGCCCCTGCCCCTCAACCTGGCCGGGCGCATCGCCCGGGGCCAGTGGCGGGCCTTCGGAGCCTGGTGGCAGGGGCGGATCGTGGCCTTCACGATCCTCTA contains:
- a CDS encoding GNAT family N-acetyltransferase translates to MSNPSSARILRQDDPEHAELLAQGWTVAATSWGARLDLTAGSDLSVYDRAVSAARRAGYEVREVRARETSALVDLDALVAPDFPDTPASHHEPLPLNLAGRIARGQWRAFGAWWQGRIVAFTILYRFEGRWEVDRTAVEASHRRRGLASAVKSASILTTYAEGARRWGTGGAMANAGSLAVNRGLGFLLEPSWHTLLPPAETRGPPPGHHASTGPATQA